One genomic window of Marinicella rhabdoformis includes the following:
- a CDS encoding Ig-like domain-containing protein codes for MTPNPANNGTALTATCTNVESGAIVSIPGYVCSAENNNAVTCTATAGQGGVDGDETATVTDPAGNSNTAPATFVLDNTAPDAPVCTVTPNPANNGTALTASCTNVESGASISIPGYVCSAENNNAVTCTATAGQSGVDGDETATVTDPAGNSNTAPATFVLDNSAPAAPVCTVTPNPANNGTALTATCTNVESGAIVSIPGYVCSAENNNAVTCTATAGQGGVDGDETATVTDPAGNSNTAPATFVLDNSAPDSPTITSPTDGSIINIGIPTVTGTAEPFADIVVTGPNGETCTTQADQNGDWSCVIAPALTDGSNVISVVATDAANNESAPATVTITVDTVTPDAPVIITPTNGAPVTGTGEPGATVTVTTPGGSTCTTEVQPDGTWSCTLVGPPADGEDVTAVQEDEAGNTSPPVTVPGGIDTQSPDAPVITSPTDG; via the coding sequence GTGACACCAAACCCTGCCAACAACGGTACTGCATTAACAGCAACTTGTACCAATGTTGAATCAGGTGCAATCGTATCTATTCCAGGTTATGTTTGTTCTGCTGAAAACAACAATGCCGTAACTTGTACAGCAACCGCTGGTCAAGGTGGTGTTGATGGTGATGAAACTGCGACAGTGACTGACCCTGCTGGTAACTCAAACACAGCACCTGCGACATTCGTACTAGACAACACAGCGCCTGATGCGCCCGTGTGTACTGTGACACCAAACCCTGCCAACAATGGCACGGCATTGACAGCCTCGTGTACCAATGTTGAATCAGGTGCAAGCATATCTATTCCAGGTTATGTTTGTTCTGCTGAAAACAACAATGCCGTCACTTGTACAGCAACCGCTGGTCAAAGTGGTGTTGATGGTGATGAAACTGCCACAGTAACAGATCCTGCAGGTAACTCAAACACAGCACCTGCTACTTTCGTACTCGATAACTCAGCACCAGCTGCACCAGTGTGTACTGTGACACCAAACCCTGCCAACAACGGTACTGCATTAACAGCAACTTGTACCAATGTTGAATCAGGTGCAATCGTATCTATTCCAGGTTATGTTTGTTCTGCTGAAAACAACAATGCCGTAACTTGTACAGCAACCGCTGGTCAAGGTGGTGTTGATGGTGATGAAACTGCGACAGTGACAGATCCTGCCGGTAACTCAAACACAGCACCTGCTACTTTCGTACTCGATAACTCAGCACCTGACTCACCAACTATTACTTCACCAACAGATGGCAGTATAATAAATATAGGAATACCAACTGTCACTGGTACTGCAGAGCCTTTTGCTGACATTGTTGTAACTGGTCCAAATGGTGAAACTTGTACAACACAAGCTGATCAAAACGGTGATTGGTCTTGCGTGATAGCACCCGCTTTAACTGACGGTTCTAATGTCATCAGTGTCGTGGCTACAGATGCAGCGAACAACGAATCTGCACCTGCCACTGTAACCATAACTGTAGATACTGTAACACCTGATGCACCTGTCATCATCACACCGACCAATGGCGCGCCTGTTACGGGTACCGGCGAACCTGGTGCCACTGTAACGGTTACCACACCGGGTGGTTCTACTTGTACAACTGAAGTTCAACCTGATGGCACATGGTCTTGTACTTTGGTCGGCCCTCCTGCTGACGGTGAAGATGTAACCGCTGTTCAAGAAGATGAAGCAGGCAACACCTCTCCTCCAGTCACAGTTCCAGGTGGCATTGATACACAATCACCTGATGCCCCAGTGATTACCTCACCTACTGATGGT